From Providencia sp. R33, a single genomic window includes:
- the pdxA gene encoding 4-hydroxythreonine-4-phosphate dehydrogenase PdxA, translating into MKNLTKPIVITPGEPAGIGPDLLIQLAQQAWPVELVACADPNLLLERAKTLNLPLTLSEYMPSEVPKAHTASHLSIVSVPLNTAVKAGELNVNNGNYVVETLARACDGCLTGEFSAIVTGPVHKGIINDAGVAFSGHTEFFADRSGCERVVMMLATEELRVALATTHLPLKDVSAAITQQSLHEVITILHHDLQTKFGIEKPAIYVCGLNPHAGEGGHMGTEEIDTIEPALESLREQGIHLVGPLPADTLFQAKYLDHADAVLAMYHDQGLPVLKYQGFGRAVNITLGLPFIRTSVDHGTALELAGTGHADVGSFITALTLAIQMTSKNT; encoded by the coding sequence ATGAAAAATCTAACTAAGCCGATTGTGATTACCCCCGGTGAACCCGCCGGGATTGGCCCAGATTTGCTTATCCAGCTCGCTCAACAGGCATGGCCTGTTGAGCTTGTTGCTTGTGCAGATCCCAATTTGTTACTTGAGCGCGCTAAAACACTAAACTTGCCACTTACGTTAAGTGAATATATGCCAAGTGAGGTGCCTAAAGCACACACAGCAAGCCATCTGTCCATCGTTTCTGTGCCATTAAATACCGCTGTGAAAGCAGGCGAGCTTAATGTCAACAATGGCAACTATGTGGTTGAAACACTTGCTAGAGCCTGTGATGGTTGCTTAACAGGTGAGTTTTCCGCCATTGTGACAGGGCCAGTACATAAAGGCATCATTAACGATGCTGGTGTTGCTTTTAGTGGGCACACCGAGTTTTTTGCCGATCGTAGTGGTTGTGAGCGCGTTGTTATGATGCTGGCAACAGAAGAGTTACGTGTAGCCCTTGCGACAACACACCTTCCGTTAAAAGACGTTTCAGCCGCAATCACGCAGCAAAGCCTTCATGAAGTCATCACCATTTTACATCATGACTTGCAAACTAAGTTTGGCATTGAAAAACCCGCTATCTACGTCTGTGGGCTGAACCCTCATGCAGGAGAAGGCGGCCACATGGGTACGGAAGAAATTGATACCATTGAACCAGCATTGGAAAGCCTACGAGAACAAGGCATCCATTTAGTCGGGCCACTGCCTGCTGATACACTGTTCCAAGCCAAATATTTAGACCACGCTGATGCAGTTTTAGCAATGTATCACGATCAAGGTCTTCCTGTGTTAAAATACCAAGGTTTTGGTAGAGCGGTAAATATTACCCTCGGCCTACCGTTTATCCGCACCTCCGTTGACCATGGCACAGCCCTTGAGCTCGCAGGTACGGGTCATGCAGATGTGGGAAGTTTTATCACCGCATTGACATTAGCTATCCAAATGACATCTAAGAATACATGA
- the surA gene encoding peptidylprolyl isomerase SurA: MKNWRTLILGLMFASSATLAAPQQMDKVAAVVNNGVVLESDIQNMINTVKLNAQNARQQIPDDQTLRHQILDRLVMDNIMLQMASQMQINIPDEAVTATITDIARQNGLTLEQMQQRLTADGINMNQYRSEIRKEMLIAEVRNNEVRRRVTILPQEVDALAEQMSSQANYEMGVNLSHILIPLPENPTPEQLKTAEALVDKILADLKKGGDFGKLAIAYSADPQALKGGNMGWSRLQELPVVFAEQLKNAKKGDIAGPIRSGVGYHILRVNDVSGGSQPISVTEVKARHILIKSSPIMNDVQARQKLNKIAQDIRSGAVSFEDAAKENSEDPGSALKGGELGWNMPDIYDPAFRDALMKLNKGELSQPVPSSFGWHLIQLEDTRSVDKTDAAQKDQAYRLLFNRKFNEEAQSWMQEQRASAYVKIVDGSDNQAKDEKSN, translated from the coding sequence ATGAAGAATTGGAGAACGCTTATTCTGGGACTGATGTTCGCAAGCTCTGCTACGTTGGCTGCGCCACAGCAAATGGATAAAGTGGCTGCGGTTGTCAATAACGGAGTTGTGCTGGAAAGTGACATCCAGAATATGATCAACACAGTTAAACTGAATGCACAAAACGCACGCCAGCAGATCCCTGATGATCAAACGCTACGCCATCAAATCCTTGATCGCCTAGTGATGGATAACATCATGCTGCAAATGGCAAGCCAAATGCAGATCAATATCCCAGATGAAGCGGTGACGGCAACTATCACTGATATTGCACGTCAAAATGGTTTAACACTGGAACAAATGCAACAGCGTTTAACCGCTGATGGCATCAACATGAACCAATACCGCAGTGAAATCCGCAAAGAAATGCTGATTGCGGAAGTTCGTAATAACGAAGTTCGCCGTCGCGTTACCATTTTGCCACAAGAAGTTGATGCACTTGCTGAGCAAATGAGTTCACAAGCTAACTATGAAATGGGCGTAAATTTAAGTCACATCTTGATCCCATTACCAGAAAACCCAACACCAGAGCAGCTCAAAACCGCGGAAGCATTAGTGGACAAAATTTTAGCTGACCTGAAAAAAGGCGGTGATTTCGGTAAGTTAGCCATTGCATACTCTGCTGACCCTCAAGCGCTTAAAGGCGGAAACATGGGTTGGTCACGTTTGCAAGAGCTTCCAGTGGTATTTGCTGAACAGTTAAAAAATGCGAAGAAAGGTGATATCGCAGGCCCAATCCGCTCAGGTGTTGGTTACCATATTTTACGCGTGAACGATGTCAGTGGTGGTAGCCAGCCTATCTCTGTGACTGAAGTAAAAGCGCGTCATATCTTGATTAAATCATCTCCAATTATGAATGACGTACAAGCAAGGCAAAAACTGAATAAAATTGCCCAAGATATCCGTTCTGGTGCCGTGTCATTCGAAGATGCTGCAAAAGAAAACTCAGAAGACCCGGGTAGTGCATTAAAAGGTGGGGAACTTGGCTGGAATATGCCAGATATTTACGACCCAGCATTCCGTGATGCATTGATGAAACTGAATAAAGGCGAGTTAAGCCAACCAGTTCCTTCAAGTTTTGGCTGGCACTTAATTCAGTTAGAAGATACACGCAGTGTTGATAAAACAGATGCGGCGCAAAAAGACCAAGCTTACCGTTTACTGTTCAACCGTAAATTTAATGAAGAAGCGCAAAGCTGGATGCAAGAACAACGCGCTTCCGCTTACGTGAAAATTGTTGACGGTAGCGATAACCAAGCTAAAGATGAAAAATCTAACTAA
- the rsmA gene encoding 16S rRNA (adenine(1518)-N(6)/adenine(1519)-N(6))-dimethyltransferase RsmA: protein MNNRVHQGHFARKRFGQNFLTDQFIIDSIVDAMNPLPGQSIVEIGPGLGALTEPVGSRIEKMTVVELDRDLAARLHVHPQLKDKLTIIQQDAMTVDFGELAKQADQPLRVFGNLPYNISTPLMFHLFTFTNSIADMNFMLQKEVVNRLVAGPGSKAFGRLSVMAQYYCNVVPVLEVPPTAFTPAPKVDSAIVRLIPHRENPYPVKDIKFLSRITTQAFNQRRKTIRNSLGDLFSVEELTELGIDLSTRAENISVEQYCKMANYLSNRSE from the coding sequence ATGAATAATCGAGTCCATCAGGGGCATTTTGCCCGCAAACGTTTCGGGCAGAACTTTTTAACTGACCAATTTATTATCGACAGCATCGTTGATGCAATGAACCCTCTGCCGGGTCAATCCATTGTTGAAATCGGCCCCGGCTTAGGCGCACTCACTGAGCCAGTCGGTAGCCGCATTGAAAAAATGACGGTAGTCGAACTTGACCGTGACCTCGCGGCGCGTTTGCACGTCCATCCACAACTCAAAGATAAATTAACGATCATTCAGCAAGATGCAATGACCGTTGATTTTGGTGAATTGGCTAAACAAGCTGACCAGCCACTGCGTGTGTTTGGTAACTTGCCTTACAACATTTCCACACCATTAATGTTTCACCTATTCACATTCACTAACTCTATTGCTGACATGAATTTCATGCTGCAAAAAGAGGTGGTTAACCGCTTAGTTGCAGGTCCCGGCAGTAAAGCCTTTGGCCGCTTGAGTGTGATGGCGCAATATTACTGTAACGTCGTGCCTGTTCTTGAAGTGCCGCCAACGGCATTTACCCCGGCACCAAAAGTCGACTCAGCCATTGTCCGCTTGATCCCACACCGTGAGAACCCATATCCTGTTAAAGATATTAAGTTCTTAAGTCGGATCACCACGCAGGCCTTTAATCAGCGCCGTAAAACCATCCGTAACAGTCTTGGTGATTTATTTAGCGTTGAAGAATTAACTGAATTAGGCATCGACTTAAGTACCCGTGCCGAAAATATTTCTGTTGAACAGTACTGCAAAATGGCAAACTATCTTTCTAACCGATCAGAATAG